In Liquorilactobacillus hordei DSM 19519, the following proteins share a genomic window:
- a CDS encoding Cof-type HAD-IIB family hydrolase: protein MYKLIACDLDETLLNDQKEISSRNVQAIKQAVAKGVFFVPNTGRNFLTVQDNLRELGLYQQANSYVISFNGGAIVENRGNQVLTTNFLPFDVVKRLFELGLKNDYCIHVYSLDKLYIWNINNEEVNYLSGRVSDWEELKEDNIDALEKVKLIKIIFNVASKNERKEMEKVVRKNIDYSLNITFSSDRYIEFNSSEADKGQALSKLGKMLNIEEHEIIAIGDNGNDLAMIKTAGLGVAVANAHELIKENANFITSNDNNNSAVAEVIEKFIL from the coding sequence ATGTATAAGTTAATTGCATGTGATTTAGACGAGACACTCTTGAATGATCAAAAGGAGATTTCATCAAGAAATGTTCAAGCAATCAAGCAAGCAGTTGCAAAAGGTGTTTTCTTTGTTCCAAATACTGGGCGTAATTTTTTGACAGTCCAGGATAATTTGCGTGAATTAGGACTGTATCAACAAGCAAATTCATATGTGATTTCATTTAACGGTGGTGCAATTGTAGAAAATCGCGGGAATCAGGTCCTAACGACTAATTTTTTACCATTTGATGTAGTTAAGCGCCTCTTTGAACTAGGTTTAAAGAATGATTACTGTATTCATGTTTATTCGCTAGATAAACTTTATATTTGGAATATTAATAATGAAGAGGTTAATTACCTTTCTGGAAGAGTTTCTGATTGGGAAGAGCTAAAAGAAGATAACATAGACGCACTGGAAAAAGTTAAGTTGATAAAGATAATTTTTAATGTGGCAAGCAAAAATGAACGCAAGGAAATGGAAAAAGTAGTTCGAAAGAATATTGATTATTCTTTGAATATTACTTTTTCATCAGATCGATACATTGAATTCAATTCCTCGGAAGCTGATAAGGGGCAGGCACTCTCGAAGTTAGGAAAAATGTTAAATATTGAAGAACATGAAATTATCGCAATTGGGGATAATGGAAATGATTTAGCAATGATAAAAACTGCGGGTCTTGGCGTGGCGGTTGCAAATGCTCATGAGTTGATAAAGGAAAATGCTAATTTTATTACTTCAAATGATAATAATAACAGTGCAGTCGCAGAAGTTATTGAGAAATTCATCTTGTGA
- a CDS encoding alpha/beta hydrolase, with protein sequence MSITNLTIPLPNESLVTATAYVLPVTTPQASQFPGIILCAGGSFKHLSQRENTLAALAFHSRGFNVYSLNYSLLLPETESLYPKPLHELASTVAFIRTNAKKFNQDPNAIITLGFSAGGHIVSALAGTWSTVKLASELALSSESIKPNAQILAYPLTDLTSFFTDKSVGINHVTAVPELINTQKLVNAKTPPTFIWSSYTDTAVPLSNTLGYINQLAKNKISFESHIFSSGIHGTVLANSLTARPEKGASDINPHVATWVDLAIEWILSQFDV encoded by the coding sequence ATGTCAATAACAAATCTTACTATTCCTTTACCTAATGAAAGTCTTGTCACTGCAACCGCATATGTCCTACCCGTAACAACTCCACAAGCTTCGCAATTTCCTGGAATTATTCTTTGTGCAGGAGGCAGCTTTAAGCATCTTTCTCAAAGAGAGAATACACTGGCGGCACTTGCTTTTCACTCTCGTGGGTTTAATGTCTATTCACTGAACTACTCGTTACTTCTACCCGAGACAGAATCACTTTATCCAAAACCCTTGCATGAACTAGCTTCAACTGTTGCTTTTATCCGCACCAATGCTAAAAAATTCAATCAGGATCCCAATGCAATTATTACACTGGGCTTTTCAGCCGGTGGACATATTGTTTCTGCACTAGCCGGCACATGGTCAACAGTTAAATTAGCTAGTGAATTAGCTCTGTCCAGCGAAAGTATCAAACCTAATGCACAGATTTTAGCATATCCCTTGACCGACTTAACCAGCTTTTTTACAGATAAATCAGTCGGAATTAACCACGTAACAGCAGTACCAGAACTGATAAATACTCAAAAATTAGTTAATGCTAAAACACCACCCACGTTTATCTGGAGTTCCTACACAGATACTGCTGTACCACTCAGCAACACACTGGGTTATATCAACCAATTAGCTAAAAATAAAATATCCTTTGAATCACACATTTTCTCATCTGGTATTCATGGAACTGTTCTGGCTAACTCACTTACTGCACGTCCAGAGAAGGGAGCTTCAGATATTAACCCCCATGTTGCAACCTGGGTCGATCTTGCAATTGAATGGATTTTATCACAGTTTGATGTTTAA
- a CDS encoding TerC family protein has translation MDIISKLYGPFFDVENWKLVIESGSDWLVILSLALIECLLSVDNAIVLAAQTKALPTKKEQEKSLFYGLWGAYVFRFLIIGIGTYLINFWEIKVLGAGYLLYLALAHFYHMYHPITKKKKDKGKRLLPLFWSVVISIELMDIVFSIDSVLASLAISSNPVIVLIGGMIGILCMRGIAEIIIKLMEIIPELEVMAYALIGLIAVKLFISIPMIDIEIPAPLFAGVVLLAILVTFVVNRVRR, from the coding sequence TTGGATATTATTTCTAAACTGTATGGCCCATTTTTCGATGTTGAGAATTGGAAATTAGTAATTGAATCTGGAAGTGATTGGCTTGTAATTTTGTCACTTGCATTAATAGAATGTTTACTTTCAGTAGATAACGCAATTGTGTTGGCTGCACAAACAAAGGCCTTGCCTACAAAAAAAGAACAAGAGAAATCTCTCTTTTATGGTTTGTGGGGAGCATATGTTTTTCGTTTCCTAATTATCGGGATAGGGACATATTTAATAAATTTTTGGGAGATTAAGGTGTTGGGAGCTGGATACTTACTTTATTTAGCACTCGCTCATTTTTATCATATGTATCACCCAATTACTAAGAAGAAAAAGGACAAAGGAAAGAGATTGTTACCTTTATTTTGGTCTGTCGTTATCTCAATTGAATTGATGGATATCGTCTTTTCGATTGATTCAGTGCTAGCCTCGTTGGCGATTTCTTCAAATCCAGTAATTGTATTGATAGGTGGAATGATTGGAATTTTATGTATGCGTGGAATCGCTGAAATAATAATCAAACTCATGGAGATTATTCCTGAACTTGAGGTAATGGCGTATGCTTTAATTGGATTAATCGCAGTAAAATTATTTATTTCAATTCCTATGATTGATATTGAAATTCCTGCACCTTTATTTGCAGGTGTTGTGCTGTTAGCAATTTTGGTTACATTTGTTGTAAATCGTGTAAGAAGATAA
- a CDS encoding helix-turn-helix domain-containing protein: MIYLFPEQLKALRRGSGLTLSQLAKQLNEMNIDDELRTHPNSGPQIGSWERGINTPSYSEVMKLAIFFGVSLDFIVGRVNQQIDIEKIFTLNNDLIFDGKQLSSKERAESYSILKAYFIGKNLTDSHGSENKESRDYKEITLNFNDKKLTD, encoded by the coding sequence GTGATTTATTTGTTCCCAGAACAACTAAAAGCATTACGCAGAGGAAGCGGACTAACACTTTCACAGTTGGCAAAACAGTTAAATGAGATGAATATTGATGATGAATTAAGGACTCATCCTAATTCTGGACCACAGATTGGCAGTTGGGAGCGTGGCATTAATACACCATCTTATTCAGAAGTTATGAAATTAGCGATTTTTTTTGGGGTATCACTCGATTTTATAGTTGGTAGGGTTAACCAACAAATTGATATTGAGAAGATATTTACTTTGAATAATGATTTGATATTTGATGGAAAACAACTATCTAGTAAAGAACGTGCAGAAAGTTATAGCATTTTAAAAGCGTATTTTATTGGTAAGAATTTAACAGATTCACATGGTTCCGAGAACAAAGAAAGTAGAGATTATAAGGAAATTACACTTAATTTTAACGACAAAAAGCTAACTGATTAA
- the addA gene encoding helicase-exonuclease AddAB subunit AddA, with amino-acid sequence MTKFEFTQAQREAIDSSGQNILVAASAGSGKTRVLVERVISHIKQGIGIDTMLIVTFTDAAAKEMKERIQKALQLEINNAQGNEQQWYVQQINRLNIANISTLHAFCLRLIEKYYYLIDLDPVFRMLTDETERTMLRDDVWNDLREEYYTQSDELFEKLTQNFSDDRSDEGLAQLVFKTFDFANTNSDFKGWLKMMGQSYAVDTDSLVESQIFIKQLKPIILENMDQAKNDLMQALEIAERSDFDRWKECLIKDMEVVSKLENSVGTDTWNEIRAEIMTFKLGTAPRMLKLDDMQKESKNEILELRANVKKRIAKLAEDLFLFDEQQQLELMQDSEQIVLKLAEVVQNFAEKFAQAKRQRHVLDFSDLEHFALSILSGNTADKKKVRNNLQAKFSEIMIDEYQDTNQLQETLLGYVAKNSPGNMFMVGDVKQSIYGFRLADPTMFLDKYQHYSQNGEADDNQGKKVILAENFRSVRNVTAFTNLIFKQLMDYRVGELDYDEDAQLKFGAKYYPELPSKAEILIYESEDEKASTNGFVNDDMDEDFIPDSTAQGQVLAVISKVKELIAQGKKIYDRAKGEVRKLTYGDIVLLAPTRNNNLLIMDEFQKAEIPIFLNDAQNYFQTTEIQIMLSFLKIIDNPLQDIPLVSVLRSPIVGLKENALAYLRINQRTGDYYQALQKFWENFDNTTESKFGREIYAKIDWFMNLLNELRNTARKNELASLIWKIYEETGFLDYVGGMPGGIQRQANLHALYERASAYEKTSFKGLFQFVRFVDRMQKQNQDLTEAMAKKIDDAIQVMTIHGSKGLEFPVVFLMDANHQFNEQNLRQDYLLDVHNGIGISYLDDERVKKDTLPKIAIKDRAQKKMAAEQMRLLYVALTRAEQLLYIVGTYANKKTAISSWKQAVQDQQMVLSPTIRQQSKNFMDWIGMCLARTKYFAETFELSSTAPQEVQESTADFSIEFYDNSHFKMESNQQADLFKVLDEEQSHSSNSNELAIRKLLNFEYPDLDLTMTTAYQAVSEVKRVFSDPVETELPFLEKWGKNTFKKKANWVVSKEFKLPTFLKSEKKATATQIGTATHLVLQKIELEKNVTIETIEQTISNLVTDNLLEKNIAEEIEISAIANFFASDIGKLFLKNSQLVKREVPFSMLMPVNELFPDIKTSIAADVLIHGIIDAYVQTDEEVILLDYKTDFVEQGDIQRKNELVSRYKGQLKLYAVALEKELGQKVTHKYLYLLGINELVEVF; translated from the coding sequence ATGACAAAATTTGAATTCACTCAGGCTCAAAGAGAAGCAATTGACAGTAGTGGACAAAATATTTTGGTTGCAGCTTCAGCCGGTTCGGGAAAGACACGGGTCTTAGTGGAACGAGTCATCTCACATATAAAACAGGGAATTGGAATCGATACCATGCTGATAGTAACTTTTACCGATGCAGCTGCTAAAGAGATGAAGGAACGTATTCAAAAAGCACTTCAACTTGAGATAAATAACGCACAGGGTAATGAACAACAATGGTATGTACAACAAATTAATCGCTTGAATATTGCAAATATCAGTACATTGCATGCTTTTTGTTTACGGTTAATAGAAAAGTATTATTACTTGATTGATTTAGATCCCGTTTTTAGAATGCTTACAGATGAAACGGAAAGAACGATGTTACGCGATGATGTGTGGAATGATTTACGTGAAGAATACTATACTCAATCCGATGAACTTTTTGAGAAATTAACACAAAACTTTTCTGACGATCGCAGTGATGAAGGTCTAGCACAACTGGTTTTTAAGACCTTTGATTTTGCTAATACTAATTCAGATTTTAAAGGCTGGCTCAAGATGATGGGGCAGAGTTACGCAGTTGACACGGACAGCTTAGTAGAAAGCCAAATTTTTATAAAACAGCTCAAACCGATAATATTGGAAAACATGGATCAAGCTAAGAATGATTTAATGCAGGCATTAGAAATAGCTGAAAGGTCAGACTTTGACCGCTGGAAAGAGTGTCTTATAAAAGATATGGAGGTTGTTTCCAAGCTTGAAAATAGTGTTGGAACAGATACTTGGAATGAAATACGTGCAGAAATAATGACTTTTAAACTAGGAACGGCACCACGAATGTTGAAGTTAGATGATATGCAAAAAGAGTCAAAAAATGAGATTCTTGAGTTACGAGCAAATGTTAAAAAAAGAATAGCAAAATTAGCTGAGGATTTATTTTTGTTTGATGAACAGCAACAACTTGAGTTAATGCAAGATAGTGAACAAATAGTCTTAAAATTAGCAGAAGTTGTGCAAAACTTTGCAGAAAAATTCGCACAGGCTAAGCGACAAAGACATGTCTTAGACTTTAGCGACCTTGAACATTTTGCACTTTCAATATTGTCAGGAAATACGGCAGATAAAAAGAAGGTGCGTAATAATCTACAAGCGAAGTTCAGTGAAATAATGATTGATGAGTACCAAGACACAAATCAATTACAGGAAACATTGCTAGGTTATGTTGCTAAGAATTCCCCGGGAAATATGTTTATGGTTGGCGACGTTAAACAATCAATTTATGGTTTTAGGTTAGCTGATCCAACGATGTTTCTAGATAAGTATCAGCACTATTCGCAAAATGGTGAAGCTGATGATAATCAGGGGAAAAAAGTTATTCTTGCAGAAAATTTTCGTTCTGTTAGAAACGTTACGGCTTTTACAAACTTAATATTCAAACAGTTGATGGACTACCGGGTTGGGGAGTTAGACTATGATGAAGATGCACAATTAAAATTTGGTGCAAAATATTATCCAGAGTTACCATCAAAAGCAGAAATTTTAATTTATGAATCTGAAGATGAAAAAGCAAGTACAAATGGTTTTGTCAATGACGATATGGATGAAGACTTCATTCCTGATAGTACAGCACAAGGACAAGTTTTAGCAGTAATTAGTAAAGTTAAAGAGTTGATAGCACAAGGGAAAAAAATATATGATCGTGCAAAAGGCGAAGTCCGAAAGTTGACGTACGGTGATATTGTTTTGTTAGCTCCAACGAGAAATAATAATTTGTTGATTATGGATGAATTTCAAAAAGCGGAAATTCCCATTTTTTTGAACGATGCGCAGAACTATTTTCAGACGACAGAGATTCAGATAATGTTGTCTTTCCTAAAAATAATAGATAATCCCTTGCAAGATATTCCGTTAGTCAGTGTTCTTAGATCTCCGATTGTGGGTTTGAAAGAAAATGCACTTGCCTACTTAAGAATTAATCAGCGTACGGGTGATTATTATCAGGCGTTGCAAAAGTTTTGGGAGAACTTTGATAATACTACAGAAAGCAAATTTGGCAGAGAAATTTATGCGAAAATTGATTGGTTCATGAACCTTTTGAATGAGCTAAGAAACACTGCAAGAAAAAATGAATTAGCGTCATTGATTTGGAAGATTTATGAAGAGACGGGGTTCTTGGATTATGTTGGTGGAATGCCTGGTGGAATACAAAGGCAAGCTAACTTGCATGCATTATATGAACGAGCAAGTGCGTATGAGAAAACGAGCTTCAAAGGACTTTTTCAGTTTGTTAGATTTGTTGACAGGATGCAAAAACAAAATCAGGATTTGACTGAAGCAATGGCAAAAAAAATAGATGATGCGATTCAGGTCATGACGATTCATGGAAGTAAAGGACTAGAATTTCCGGTGGTTTTCTTGATGGATGCAAATCATCAATTTAACGAACAAAATCTACGGCAAGATTATCTTTTAGATGTTCATAATGGTATTGGAATTTCATACCTTGATGACGAGCGGGTAAAAAAAGATACTTTGCCAAAAATAGCAATTAAAGACAGAGCACAAAAGAAAATGGCAGCTGAACAAATGAGATTGCTATATGTTGCATTAACGCGTGCAGAGCAGTTGCTATACATTGTTGGAACATATGCGAATAAGAAGACAGCAATTTCAAGTTGGAAACAGGCAGTCCAAGACCAACAAATGGTACTTAGCCCGACTATTAGACAACAAAGCAAAAATTTTATGGACTGGATAGGAATGTGTTTAGCAAGGACAAAATATTTTGCAGAAACATTTGAACTTTCAAGTACGGCGCCACAGGAAGTACAAGAAAGTACTGCAGATTTTTCAATTGAATTTTATGATAATTCGCATTTCAAGATGGAAAGTAATCAGCAAGCTGATTTGTTTAAGGTTCTGGATGAGGAACAGTCTCATTCTAGTAATTCTAATGAACTTGCAATTAGGAAGCTATTAAACTTTGAATATCCTGATTTGGATTTAACAATGACGACTGCTTATCAAGCTGTTTCGGAAGTAAAACGTGTTTTTTCTGATCCTGTAGAAACAGAATTGCCTTTTTTAGAAAAGTGGGGGAAAAATACTTTCAAGAAAAAAGCTAACTGGGTCGTGAGCAAGGAATTTAAATTACCTACTTTTTTGAAAAGTGAAAAAAAAGCTACAGCTACACAAATTGGGACAGCAACTCATTTGGTGCTGCAAAAGATAGAGTTAGAAAAAAATGTTACAATTGAAACGATCGAACAAACAATCTCTAATTTAGTAACAGATAACTTATTGGAGAAAAATATTGCAGAAGAAATTGAAATATCTGCAATTGCTAATTTTTTTGCAAGTGATATTGGTAAATTATTTTTAAAAAACTCTCAATTGGTGAAGCGGGAAGTTCCCTTTTCAATGTTGATGCCTGTTAATGAATTGTTCCCAGATATTAAAACAAGCATTGCAGCGGATGTGCTCATTCACGGTATTATTGATGCGTATGTTCAAACAGATGAAGAAGTTATCTTACTGGATTATAAAACTGATTTTGTTGAACAGGGCGATATACAAAGAAAAAATGAGTTGGTCAGCCGTTATAAAGGCCAATTGAAGCTCTATGCAGTTGCTCTAGAGAAGGAATTAGGACAAAAAGTAACGCATAAATATCTTTATTTACTGGGCATAAATGAACTAGTCGAAGTTTTTTAA
- a CDS encoding thioredoxin family protein, whose translation MVTEIQNESDIPLTGLALIDFHADWCGPCQMFAPVFAELEENFGDEVFFGSVDVQEKQKMAHSFGVMSIPCTLLFENGIPKEKVQGYKPYGKFETYLEQKIESLTLTNRNK comes from the coding sequence ATGGTGACTGAGATACAAAATGAGTCAGATATTCCTCTTACAGGTCTAGCACTTATTGATTTTCATGCAGATTGGTGTGGACCATGCCAGATGTTTGCGCCTGTCTTTGCAGAATTAGAGGAAAATTTTGGTGATGAGGTTTTTTTTGGTAGTGTAGATGTTCAAGAGAAGCAAAAAATGGCTCATAGCTTTGGTGTAATGAGTATTCCTTGTACACTTTTATTTGAAAATGGGATTCCAAAAGAAAAGGTACAAGGTTATAAACCATATGGCAAGTTTGAAACCTATCTTGAACAAAAAATTGAGTCATTGACGTTAACCAACAGGAATAAGTGA
- a CDS encoding PD-(D/E)XK nuclease family protein gives MGLSFILGDATKDHQNEVVKQIAKLKKEEKVKRIYILVPNHIKFASEISILQHLRATFGQEGQVFAQSSVQVLSFSRLAWFFLKDNALYQRTRISNAGLNMLVLSILEEKKDNLTIFKGEQAQSGFVSEVVAQLDEFSKGQINSQDLAFFAEQTNVQSDLYAKLKDLQIIYQEYENRLIGKYLDSNQLLKALTKKLIEINLKDSCFIITGFSQLTASENKLVKTLIKNAGEVDVDLILDKPQQQSNLRKTSLYYRSNKLYDNLSSFAGQNRITIQNIGITTERVKSPILLDLGKYWTGTKEKTAELKSESIRTGLDIFSANNRYLEIEEVATRIRHCVIEQGYHYSDFIILTRHLDLYRNIIAPVFGQYQLPFFIDLQKKMTDHPFVEFIMALFAVKKHYYRYDDVMRLLKTELLLPEIKRKRLATKKYREYLDLTENLVLKFGFEGKSWLREDDWVYYRFYEEDMGTQTDKEVEVSRKVNIIRRLIKTTLPPFFEKINRAKNGKEAAQILCNFLIETGISNELLKWRDSAIEEGKIEDAAKPEETWNAFCELLDEYVELLGDHKFDEEQFVEILQTGFQGAEYSQVPSTLDQIIVSESGMVQMNDRKITFLIGATDAVMPDKINNRNIISDEDRSYLKPALNVEQYLNDDTLNQLAAEPFLSYLAFMSPSDKLYLSYPLSDDGKENLRPSPYVTRIANHYGINVATQIREPQMIDSTEHVLKHYLGTKKTTIKKLLTILRQAKNQRENIPTVWIEIHNFLKADGSETTFMNKILGSLSYQNIPEKLEPKIVDLLYGKTINTSISKLEEFYANEYAYFLKYGLKLQERSIFELSAANTGEFFHLAMDSLVKMLENENTRLSELTVEKLMEKIRVITAQIRELPQFQILNSTQRMQFLARQLDATVMQIAKVLQKQQERSSTQIIQTEALFGHVGTKNGIAPLEFKLGNGYKVNVRGKIDRIDQISAGDTKYIGIVDYKSSSHIFDFRDAYYGLALQMLTYLDALMLNFDRLTKTKPAKPAGALYMHLYNPKLKAKDVLKQSKEDVWLKANKYDGLIISDEDLLQAMDEKLAEESSGFSKLYPFRKNKDGSFKASGRHQLVTLEELKLLLQHNEYLIKEAANRILSGDLSLNPVQWPNKRTALQFSPYKSIFQFDAMLPENNYRKLPKISPEEVIRILTEGVGEINDKI, from the coding sequence ATGGGCTTGAGTTTTATCTTAGGAGATGCAACAAAGGATCATCAAAATGAAGTGGTCAAACAAATTGCTAAGTTGAAAAAAGAAGAAAAAGTAAAGAGGATATATATATTAGTTCCGAATCATATTAAGTTTGCGTCAGAAATTTCAATTTTGCAGCATCTCCGAGCAACTTTTGGGCAAGAAGGACAGGTTTTTGCCCAAAGCTCGGTTCAAGTACTCTCCTTTTCAAGGCTGGCATGGTTTTTCTTAAAAGATAATGCACTTTACCAGAGAACTCGGATTTCTAATGCGGGACTAAATATGTTAGTTTTAAGTATTTTAGAAGAAAAAAAAGATAATTTGACAATTTTCAAAGGGGAACAAGCACAATCTGGTTTTGTAAGCGAGGTTGTTGCACAACTAGATGAGTTCAGCAAGGGACAGATTAATAGTCAAGATTTAGCTTTTTTTGCCGAGCAAACCAATGTGCAAAGTGATTTATATGCAAAACTAAAAGACTTACAAATAATTTATCAAGAGTATGAGAATAGATTGATAGGCAAGTATTTAGATAGCAATCAATTATTAAAAGCCCTAACAAAAAAATTAATTGAAATAAATTTAAAAGACAGTTGCTTTATAATAACCGGTTTTTCTCAATTGACAGCAAGCGAGAACAAGTTAGTTAAAACCTTAATAAAAAACGCTGGAGAAGTAGATGTGGATTTGATACTGGATAAACCGCAGCAGCAGTCTAATCTACGTAAAACTTCGCTTTATTATCGTTCTAACAAATTATATGATAATCTCAGTTCATTTGCTGGACAAAATCGGATTACTATCCAGAATATTGGAATTACTACTGAACGCGTTAAGTCACCAATTCTTTTAGATTTAGGAAAATATTGGACGGGTACAAAAGAAAAAACTGCTGAATTGAAATCAGAGTCAATTCGAACAGGATTAGATATATTTTCTGCTAATAATCGTTATCTTGAGATTGAAGAAGTTGCAACCCGAATTAGGCATTGTGTAATAGAACAGGGATATCATTACAGTGATTTCATAATATTGACTCGTCATTTGGATTTATACCGAAATATCATCGCACCGGTTTTTGGACAATATCAACTTCCATTTTTTATTGATCTTCAAAAAAAGATGACAGACCATCCTTTTGTCGAATTTATAATGGCTTTATTTGCAGTGAAGAAGCACTACTATCGTTATGATGATGTGATGCGATTACTAAAAACAGAGTTGCTGTTGCCAGAAATAAAGAGAAAAAGATTAGCAACTAAGAAGTACAGAGAATATCTTGATTTAACAGAAAATTTGGTTTTAAAGTTCGGCTTTGAAGGGAAAAGTTGGTTGCGCGAGGATGATTGGGTTTATTATCGTTTTTATGAAGAAGATATGGGAACTCAAACGGATAAAGAGGTTGAAGTTTCTAGAAAGGTAAATATCATTCGCAGGCTAATAAAAACAACTCTTCCACCGTTTTTTGAGAAAATAAATAGAGCTAAAAATGGGAAGGAAGCCGCACAAATTCTTTGCAACTTTTTAATAGAAACAGGAATTTCTAATGAATTGTTAAAATGGCGTGATAGTGCTATTGAAGAAGGAAAAATTGAAGATGCTGCTAAACCAGAAGAAACATGGAATGCATTTTGCGAATTGTTGGATGAATATGTCGAATTACTTGGAGATCATAAATTCGATGAAGAGCAGTTTGTGGAAATACTGCAAACTGGATTTCAAGGAGCTGAGTATAGTCAGGTTCCCTCTACCTTGGATCAGATAATTGTTTCTGAGAGTGGAATGGTACAAATGAATGATCGGAAGATTACTTTTTTAATCGGTGCAACAGATGCAGTTATGCCAGACAAGATTAATAATCGTAATATTATTTCTGATGAGGATCGATCATATTTAAAACCGGCCTTGAACGTAGAACAGTATCTGAATGATGATACATTAAATCAATTAGCTGCAGAACCTTTTTTAAGTTATCTGGCATTTATGAGTCCCTCAGACAAATTATACTTATCTTATCCACTATCTGATGATGGTAAGGAGAATTTAAGACCTTCTCCTTATGTAACAAGAATTGCTAATCATTATGGGATTAATGTGGCTACACAAATTCGTGAACCGCAAATGATAGATTCAACGGAACACGTTTTAAAGCATTATTTAGGCACGAAAAAAACAACAATTAAAAAACTGCTGACAATTCTCAGACAAGCAAAGAATCAACGGGAGAATATCCCGACAGTTTGGATAGAAATCCATAATTTCCTAAAAGCCGATGGTTCAGAAACGACATTTATGAATAAAATTCTGGGAAGTTTGAGTTATCAAAATATTCCTGAGAAATTAGAGCCAAAAATTGTTGATTTGTTATATGGAAAAACAATAAATACTTCAATATCTAAGTTGGAGGAATTCTATGCAAATGAATATGCTTATTTCTTAAAGTATGGATTGAAATTGCAAGAGCGCAGTATTTTTGAATTATCTGCAGCTAACACGGGTGAATTTTTTCATTTAGCAATGGATTCATTAGTAAAGATGTTAGAAAATGAAAACACTCGTCTCTCTGAATTAACGGTCGAAAAACTTATGGAGAAGATTAGAGTTATTACAGCACAAATCAGAGAACTTCCACAGTTTCAAATATTAAATAGTACGCAAAGAATGCAATTCTTAGCAAGGCAATTAGATGCAACGGTAATGCAAATAGCAAAGGTATTGCAGAAACAACAAGAAAGAAGCAGCACACAGATTATACAAACAGAAGCATTATTTGGTCATGTTGGAACAAAAAATGGAATTGCTCCCCTAGAATTTAAGCTAGGAAATGGTTATAAAGTCAATGTTCGCGGTAAGATTGATCGAATCGATCAGATTTCTGCAGGTGATACAAAATACATTGGAATCGTCGATTACAAGTCAAGTTCACATATTTTTGATTTTCGTGATGCTTATTATGGATTGGCTTTACAAATGTTGACCTATCTAGATGCACTGATGTTAAATTTTGATAGGCTCACAAAAACTAAACCAGCTAAACCAGCCGGAGCTTTGTATATGCATCTGTATAATCCAAAGTTAAAAGCCAAAGATGTGTTGAAACAGTCAAAAGAAGATGTATGGCTTAAGGCCAATAAATATGATGGCTTAATTATTTCAGATGAAGATTTATTGCAAGCGATGGATGAAAAATTGGCTGAGGAGAGTAGTGGCTTTTCCAAACTTTACCCATTTAGAAAGAACAAGGATGGAAGCTTTAAAGCTAGTGGACGGCATCAACTAGTAACTCTTGAAGAATTAAAGCTGCTATTACAGCATAATGAATATTTAATTAAAGAAGCAGCCAATAGAATATTGAGCGGTGATTTGTCATTGAATCCTGTACAGTGGCCTAATAAACGAACAGCTTTGCAATTTTCACCATATAAATCAATTTTCCAATTCGATGCAATGCTGCCAGAAAATAATTATCGTAAGTTACCTAAAATAAGTCCAGAAGAGGTAATCAGAATATTGACGGAAGGTGTAGGTGAGATTAATGACAAAATTTGA